From Acanthopagrus latus isolate v.2019 chromosome 22, fAcaLat1.1, whole genome shotgun sequence, the proteins below share one genomic window:
- the zfand3 gene encoding AN1-type zinc finger protein 3 isoform X2 — translation MNLCSKCFADIQKKQPGEDCTSKPIQSTGSSQSPVFSSETSSSSSQSLLSSPPSSSEQPSTEEPSPTFPSTREGMSSTETAQGTLCTPTKRPRESASGSESEATPEKRPRTEEKEGGSEEARGTPKQKNRRRCYRCQTKLELVQQELGSCRCGYVFCMLHRLPEQHDCLFDHLGRGREEAVLKMVKLDRKVGRSCQRIGEECS, via the exons ATGAATCTCTGCTCCAAATGTTTTGCTG ACATTCAGAAGAAGCAGCCAGGGGAGGACTGCACCTCCAAGCCTATCCAAAGCACTGGGAGTAGCCAATCACCAGTTTTCAGTAGCGAGACGAGCAGTAGCAGTAGCCAATCCCTATTGTCGTCGCCGCCCTCAAGCTCCGAGCAGCCGTCAACCGAAGAGCCCTCGCCCACGTTTCCCAGCACAAGGGAAG GCATGTCGTCCACAGAAACAGCCCAAGGCACACTCTGCACACCCACAAAACGTCCACGAGAATCAG CGTCGGGCTCGGAGAGCGAGGCGACGCCAGAGAAACGGCCACGgacggaggagaaggaggggggcaGCGAGGAGGCCCGTGGGACGCCCAAGCAGAAGAACCGCCGGCGTTGCTATCGCTGCCAAACCAAACTAGAGCTGGTGCAGCAGGAACTGGGCTCCTGCCGCTGCG GCTATGTATTCTGCATGCTCCATCGTCTACCCGAGCAACACGACTGTCTGTTCGACCATCTGGGCCGCGGGCGTGAGGAGGCCGTCCTCAAGATGGTGAAGCTGGACCGCAAGGTGGGCCGCTCGTGCCAACGCATCGGGGAGGAGTGCTCCTGA
- the zfand3 gene encoding AN1-type zinc finger protein 3 isoform X1 — MGDTSERSKPPSLPPRCPCGFWGSSKTMNLCSKCFADIQKKQPGEDCTSKPIQSTGSSQSPVFSSETSSSSSQSLLSSPPSSSEQPSTEEPSPTFPSTREGMSSTETAQGTLCTPTKRPRESASGSESEATPEKRPRTEEKEGGSEEARGTPKQKNRRRCYRCQTKLELVQQELGSCRCGYVFCMLHRLPEQHDCLFDHLGRGREEAVLKMVKLDRKVGRSCQRIGEECS; from the exons cTCCAGTAAAACCATGAATCTCTGCTCCAAATGTTTTGCTG ACATTCAGAAGAAGCAGCCAGGGGAGGACTGCACCTCCAAGCCTATCCAAAGCACTGGGAGTAGCCAATCACCAGTTTTCAGTAGCGAGACGAGCAGTAGCAGTAGCCAATCCCTATTGTCGTCGCCGCCCTCAAGCTCCGAGCAGCCGTCAACCGAAGAGCCCTCGCCCACGTTTCCCAGCACAAGGGAAG GCATGTCGTCCACAGAAACAGCCCAAGGCACACTCTGCACACCCACAAAACGTCCACGAGAATCAG CGTCGGGCTCGGAGAGCGAGGCGACGCCAGAGAAACGGCCACGgacggaggagaaggaggggggcaGCGAGGAGGCCCGTGGGACGCCCAAGCAGAAGAACCGCCGGCGTTGCTATCGCTGCCAAACCAAACTAGAGCTGGTGCAGCAGGAACTGGGCTCCTGCCGCTGCG GCTATGTATTCTGCATGCTCCATCGTCTACCCGAGCAACACGACTGTCTGTTCGACCATCTGGGCCGCGGGCGTGAGGAGGCCGTCCTCAAGATGGTGAAGCTGGACCGCAAGGTGGGCCGCTCGTGCCAACGCATCGGGGAGGAGTGCTCCTGA